The Syntrophomonadaceae bacterium genome window below encodes:
- a CDS encoding ATP-binding protein codes for MLIKYAFQNFRSFKGKTQLNMGAGVQRTLDKNLIRENGLRILPSAVIYGANASGKSNIIMSLALMREIVLQGSLEASSPDLNNLELYPFAHSLEQNPMLFEVEFTNEGSHFIYSFEIMTWLFDKEKRQIISEQLSINIHKGMTQLFERNLQRVAINRDKRVLSLIQYNEKLLGEIENKINKNLDPTELFLTHAFKTVVSNEIADKVIDFFKNKLIVVSDFTLKKAHLTLSVADIPDKDFLAWNETLDGFVKNADFGPQRILFKSQKSEDEHSADMRLVSIYKSGKRDVIVPAELMESRGTLKLLDFAIPFENLFFKGGIFVLDEFDAAIHPELIKGIIALFNDQSANKKGAQLIFTSHNPIYLSNKIFRRDQIKFVEKDKDTFESTIYSLADFGSTDVRNDQNYLLNYFKGKYGTLPYIDFSKLFAEEAKEEI; via the coding sequence ATGTTGATAAAGTATGCATTTCAAAACTTCCGCTCCTTCAAGGGCAAGACCCAACTGAATATGGGAGCAGGAGTACAGCGGACTTTAGATAAAAATCTCATCCGCGAAAATGGACTGCGTATCCTTCCCTCTGCTGTCATTTATGGTGCAAACGCCAGCGGAAAATCCAATATTATTATGTCACTGGCGCTGATGCGGGAGATCGTTCTCCAAGGTTCTCTTGAGGCCTCGTCTCCGGATTTGAACAATCTTGAATTATACCCCTTTGCTCACAGTCTTGAGCAAAACCCCATGTTATTTGAAGTGGAGTTTACAAATGAAGGCTCTCATTTTATTTATTCCTTTGAAATCATGACCTGGCTGTTTGACAAGGAAAAACGGCAGATTATATCGGAACAGTTATCGATAAACATCCACAAGGGAATGACTCAGCTTTTTGAGAGAAACCTCCAACGGGTCGCTATCAATCGGGACAAAAGGGTGCTTTCCCTTATACAATATAACGAAAAGCTTTTGGGAGAGATTGAAAATAAGATCAATAAAAACCTTGATCCAACCGAATTGTTTTTGACACATGCGTTTAAAACGGTCGTCAGCAACGAAATTGCCGATAAAGTTATTGATTTTTTTAAAAACAAACTGATCGTGGTAAGTGATTTTACCCTTAAAAAAGCGCATCTTACACTTTCTGTGGCCGATATACCTGATAAAGATTTTCTCGCGTGGAATGAAACACTTGACGGATTTGTAAAAAATGCGGATTTCGGTCCTCAGCGAATCCTGTTCAAATCCCAAAAATCCGAGGATGAGCATTCAGCCGATATGCGGCTTGTTTCTATCTACAAGTCCGGCAAACGGGATGTAATAGTTCCTGCAGAATTGATGGAATCAAGAGGAACCTTGAAACTTTTGGATTTTGCCATTCCCTTTGAAAACTTGTTCTTTAAGGGAGGCATATTCGTACTGGATGAATTTGACGCGGCAATCCATCCCGAATTGATTAAAGGCATCATCGCTCTTTTCAACGATCAATCGGCAAATAAAAAAGGAGCGCAACTTATCTTTACTTCTCATAACCCGATTTATCTTAGTAACAAGATATTCCGGCGTGATCAAATCAAATTCGTAGAAAAAGATAAGGACACTTTCGAGAGCACTATTTATTCGCTGGCTGATTTCGGTTCCACAGATGTTAGGAATGACCAGAACTATCTGCTAAATTATTTTAAAGGAAAATACGGTACACTTCCGTATATTGACTTTTCCAAGCTTTTCGCTGAAGAAGCAAAGGAGGAAATATAG